From the genome of Ktedonobacterales bacterium:
ATCAGCGCGTTCGGCGCGGTGGTAATGATCGTATAAGAGTATACATCCTGCCCCTGCTCGTCTGTCCAGTGATCATAGAGGCCGGCGAAGGCGAACAGCCGCTCATCTTTCAGCGAGATATAATGAGGAACCTTCCCCGAACCCGTCTGCTGCCATTCGTAAAAGCCGCTGGCCGGGACCAGACAGCGCCGAGACGAAAGGAGTTGGCGAAACGTGCGCTTTTGCGCCAGCGTCTCCGCGCGGGCGTTAATCAACGCAGACTCGGCCTTGCCCTCCCTGGCCCAGGACGGCTGCAACCCCCAGCGCATCAGCACAAGCTGATTGGGGCTGTGCTTCACGATCACCGGCATGGTTTGCGTCGGCGCTACATTATAACGCGCCGCGACGGGCGGCAGTTGCGCCTCGACATTGAAGCGCCCGGCCAGCGCCTCGATTTCAGCCAGGACATAGCGGCCACACATGGGTTCCGCTCCTTTCTGCTGCATGATGGAACATCTCTTGAGAGACAGATTACTTCACACGCTCTGCTCTTATCAAGAGATTCTTTCTTTCCTGCGGTATAATGGAAAGAGAAGCGTGAGAACCTGCCTGCCCATTCAGGCGAGTATGCGCGAAAACACCTTCCCACATCGTTCTCATCTCTTGGAGCAGTGATGAGCCAGTGGCTACCCCCTGGAAGGGCAGCAGATTCCAGCTTTCAGAAAGAGGGCGTCCATGAC
Proteins encoded in this window:
- a CDS encoding SOS response-associated peptidase translates to MQQKGAEPMCGRYVLAEIEALAGRFNVEAQLPPVAARYNVAPTQTMPVIVKHSPNQLVLMRWGLQPSWAREGKAESALINARAETLAQKRTFRQLLSSRRCLVPASGFYEWQQTGSGKVPHYISLKDERLFAFAGLYDHWTDEQGQDVYSYTIITTAPNALMAAIHNRMPAILRREEEESWLNPDETEAERLLPLLKPYPAEMMQAAAVSRAVNNVRNEGPTLRQPLQ